A single window of Pseudarthrobacter defluvii DNA harbors:
- a CDS encoding DUF2510 domain-containing protein yields MPPAGWYPTATAGVLGYWDGQAWTGETRPDPNSFPG; encoded by the coding sequence ATGCCGCCGGCCGGCTGGTATCCAACGGCAACAGCTGGAGTGCTTGGGTACTGGGACGGCCAGGCTTGGACCGGTGAAACCAGGCCTGACCCCAACAGCTTCCCGGGATAG
- a CDS encoding DUF4386 domain-containing protein, protein MNTMPTTKLRSTTGGLFAFSALAFAAAATALSVMFDWPDVLREPAEVVLPAFTAGGPALVWAWFAAAWTYGLLAIPILLLPAALGLQGNPFVKVATYAGAASVLLSLIGFLRWVFVVPALASTYATGDGQTRAAVAAAWTAQHQFGGALLGEHLGQLLVIGWSAAVSIVILRSGILPRWIGAAGLITSSIYLLNQGDILATAVPGFPVWDLAGLLGSTGWGLWVAGLGISILIKRSVAARPVLTTHLHPAQHGMA, encoded by the coding sequence ATGAACACCATGCCAACCACGAAACTTCGCAGCACCACCGGTGGGCTGTTTGCCTTCAGTGCCCTCGCGTTCGCGGCAGCGGCCACAGCCCTGTCAGTGATGTTTGACTGGCCGGACGTATTGCGGGAGCCGGCCGAGGTGGTGCTGCCTGCCTTTACCGCCGGCGGCCCCGCCCTCGTGTGGGCCTGGTTCGCGGCGGCCTGGACCTACGGGCTCCTCGCCATCCCGATCCTGCTTCTGCCGGCAGCTCTCGGCCTGCAGGGGAATCCCTTTGTGAAGGTTGCCACCTATGCCGGGGCCGCCTCGGTACTCCTGTCACTCATCGGGTTCCTGCGCTGGGTGTTCGTCGTCCCGGCACTGGCCAGCACCTACGCGACAGGGGACGGGCAGACGCGGGCTGCGGTGGCCGCTGCCTGGACAGCGCAGCACCAGTTCGGCGGTGCACTGCTGGGTGAGCACCTGGGCCAGCTGCTGGTGATCGGGTGGTCCGCCGCCGTCAGCATCGTGATCCTGCGCAGCGGGATTCTTCCCCGATGGATCGGTGCCGCCGGCCTCATCACTTCCAGCATCTATCTGCTCAATCAGGGCGACATCCTCGCCACCGCCGTCCCGGGATTTCCCGTCTGGGACCTCGCCGGCCTTCTCGGCAGCACAGGTTGGGGCCTCTGGGTTGCAGGGCTCGGTATCAGCATTCTCATAAAGCGTTCAGTGGCTGCAAGGCCTGTGCTCACCACGCATTTACATCCTGCCCAGCACGGTATGGCCTAA
- a CDS encoding helicase associated domain-containing protein, translating into MTQARRPAPDLEWVLMYRHDITNPKIAAAAGASESTVRRHLAAAVKQEPGLTAEHQAALAPAAPRVTEPGRKNLDEILAFYKSEGRLPMHRRSARETAQAAWLVRRRKEAADGTLSPAYALVLDSIPNWRDYPTKRDADAARWQQRLAELAAYLAAGHDWPRHNKTDNQEERTLGVWLHTQRIDYRAGKLGPAKEEQLNEGIPGWCQGRARRGANSRRSGA; encoded by the coding sequence GTGACCCAGGCTCGTCGCCCCGCCCCGGACCTTGAGTGGGTGCTGATGTACCGGCACGACATCACCAACCCGAAGATTGCCGCGGCCGCCGGGGCGTCCGAATCAACGGTACGGCGCCACCTCGCAGCTGCCGTCAAGCAGGAGCCGGGGCTGACCGCTGAGCACCAGGCGGCCCTTGCGCCAGCTGCACCGCGGGTGACGGAGCCCGGCCGCAAGAACCTGGACGAGATCCTGGCGTTCTACAAGAGTGAGGGACGACTCCCGATGCATCGCCGCTCCGCCCGGGAAACGGCTCAGGCGGCTTGGCTGGTGCGGCGCCGCAAGGAGGCAGCCGACGGCACCCTCTCCCCCGCCTACGCTCTGGTCCTGGACAGCATTCCGAACTGGCGGGACTACCCCACGAAGCGGGATGCCGACGCGGCCCGCTGGCAGCAGCGCCTGGCCGAGCTCGCCGCCTACCTTGCCGCCGGCCACGACTGGCCCCGGCACAACAAAACCGACAACCAAGAGGAACGGACCCTGGGCGTGTGGCTGCACACCCAGCGCATCGACTACCGTGCCGGAAAGCTGGGCCCGGCCAAGGAAGAGCAGCTGAACGAGGGCATTCCGGGCTGGTGCCAAGGCAGGGCGCGGCGGGGCGCGAACAGCCGGCGGAGCGGCGCTTAG
- a CDS encoding YybH family protein yields MSDREDFLAWVKSTLHQAELALHNGDAAPRRAIWSRNEPVSILGALRNSYGVQNVDELFTWLVQMFSDCQSYDFEVQAYDVVGDMAYTGGLEHISTSVEGEPRTFTLRATQIYRREDGQWKVVHRHADTVVPNADRSL; encoded by the coding sequence ATGAGCGACCGTGAGGATTTCCTCGCCTGGGTGAAGTCAACGCTCCACCAGGCCGAGCTGGCACTGCATAACGGTGATGCTGCGCCGCGGCGGGCAATATGGTCCCGCAATGAACCGGTCAGCATCCTGGGGGCGCTGCGCAACTCCTATGGGGTGCAGAACGTGGACGAATTGTTCACCTGGCTGGTGCAGATGTTCTCCGACTGCCAGTCCTACGATTTCGAAGTGCAGGCCTATGACGTTGTGGGAGACATGGCGTACACAGGTGGTCTGGAGCACATCTCCACCTCCGTTGAGGGCGAGCCCCGCACCTTTACCCTCCGGGCCACGCAGATATACCGCCGCGAAGACGGGCAGTGGAAAGTAGTCCATCGCCACGCCGATACGGTGGTGCCGAACGCGGACCGCAGCCTGTAA
- a CDS encoding NAD-dependent epimerase/dehydratase family protein yields MNTGLHVIFGTGAIGLAAFDALRRRGRTVRLVNRSGQATVPEGVEVIAGNAADPVFAARAAHGATVHYQTMNPPYHLWSAQFPALQTGVLAAAEATGARLVSMENVYMYGRPAGRPLTEDRHNNAHTIKGRLRAAMADELLHAHHAGRVEVAIGRASDYFGPRGGAQSNLGDRVFPAALAGKTSTVLGDRHQPHTYTYVPDIGEGLAVLGEHPDAPGQIWHLPNDPHTCSTQELVDTIYRQAGQQRTRIRAVPPFLLRALAINSPVVRELLEMQYQFEEPFIVDSSKITTRLGVTATPLDEAIAETLNSYTDTSQPYPERAQS; encoded by the coding sequence ATGAATACCGGGCTCCACGTCATCTTCGGTACCGGCGCCATCGGGCTGGCCGCGTTCGACGCCCTCCGGCGGCGAGGCCGGACCGTCCGTCTGGTCAACCGGTCCGGGCAGGCCACCGTGCCCGAAGGTGTGGAAGTCATCGCCGGAAACGCCGCCGACCCCGTCTTCGCCGCCCGCGCAGCCCACGGTGCCACCGTCCACTATCAGACGATGAACCCGCCGTACCACCTGTGGAGCGCACAATTCCCCGCACTGCAGACCGGAGTGCTTGCGGCGGCGGAAGCCACAGGCGCCCGGCTGGTCAGCATGGAAAACGTCTACATGTATGGCCGCCCGGCAGGACGCCCACTGACCGAAGACCGACACAACAACGCCCACACGATCAAGGGCCGGCTCCGCGCCGCGATGGCTGACGAACTCCTGCACGCCCACCATGCAGGCCGCGTCGAAGTAGCCATCGGCCGCGCCTCCGATTACTTCGGTCCGCGCGGCGGAGCACAATCAAACCTCGGCGACCGCGTCTTCCCGGCAGCCCTGGCCGGAAAAACCAGCACAGTACTGGGCGACCGGCACCAACCCCACACCTACACCTACGTTCCCGACATCGGTGAAGGCCTCGCCGTCCTGGGCGAACACCCGGACGCGCCCGGCCAAATCTGGCACCTGCCCAACGACCCCCACACGTGCAGCACCCAGGAACTCGTTGACACCATCTACCGTCAGGCAGGCCAACAGCGAACCAGGATCCGCGCCGTCCCGCCATTTCTCCTGCGCGCTCTGGCCATCAACAGCCCCGTCGTGCGTGAACTCCTCGAAATGCAGTACCAGTTCGAAGAACCCTTCATCGTTGACAGCAGCAAAATCACCACAAGGCTCGGCGTCACAGCCACGCCCCTGGACGAGGCCATCGCAGAAACACTCAATAGCTACACCGACACCAGCCAGCCCTACCCGGAACGAGCACAGTCATGA
- a CDS encoding class I SAM-dependent methyltransferase, protein MTEVVVVTEYDVLAEVYEWLISDEKLPPAEFVASFDDVLSLLPSNANVLDCSCGTGQLAVGLAGRGMQVVATDASEAMVRRTAELSEEFGASVRAVRANWDELPNHFEDDTFDMVFCVGNSLHHAAGATGRGVALESMSRLLRPGGRLVLTSRTWELVRARGSRIDIWDRLVRRNGRDAVVVYRWEIAPRWEDEHHIEIAVAQVDATGLVLVRSELLSCWPYRYEELEVELRRIGLRTEVSTFDLEAENYMVVASKV, encoded by the coding sequence GTGACGGAGGTAGTTGTTGTGACGGAATATGATGTGCTTGCCGAGGTGTACGAATGGCTCATCTCGGATGAAAAGTTGCCTCCCGCCGAGTTCGTTGCGTCGTTCGATGACGTCCTCAGTCTCCTGCCGTCGAACGCTAACGTCCTCGACTGTTCGTGCGGAACCGGACAGTTGGCGGTTGGCCTCGCCGGTCGTGGCATGCAGGTTGTCGCAACTGACGCCAGCGAAGCGATGGTTCGCCGGACTGCAGAGTTGTCTGAGGAGTTCGGGGCCTCCGTTCGGGCCGTGCGGGCGAACTGGGATGAGTTGCCCAACCATTTCGAGGACGACACGTTCGACATGGTGTTCTGCGTTGGCAACTCGCTTCACCATGCCGCGGGCGCGACAGGCAGGGGTGTTGCTCTGGAGTCGATGTCACGGCTTCTGCGCCCTGGCGGGCGCTTGGTGCTCACATCCCGCACTTGGGAACTCGTGAGGGCCAGAGGTTCCCGGATAGACATCTGGGACCGACTCGTCCGCCGGAACGGTCGCGATGCCGTTGTGGTCTACCGCTGGGAGATTGCGCCGCGTTGGGAGGATGAGCACCACATCGAGATTGCGGTTGCCCAAGTTGATGCTACGGGTCTGGTTCTTGTCCGCTCGGAACTGCTGTCCTGCTGGCCCTACCGGTATGAGGAACTCGAAGTCGAGCTGCGCCGGATCGGACTCCGGACGGAAGTAAGCACGTTCGATCTTGAGGCCGAGAACTACATGGTGGTCGCGAGCAAGGTATAG
- a CDS encoding ribbon-helix-helix protein, CopG family, with protein MAMNLRVPEDLDRRLEKLAAEEHTSKSALLLEGAELVLQRHARRREISAGLDFVTSHDADLLKRLEDA; from the coding sequence ATGGCTATGAATCTCCGTGTTCCTGAAGACCTCGATCGGCGGCTGGAGAAGTTGGCTGCCGAGGAGCACACGTCCAAGTCCGCGCTTCTGTTGGAGGGTGCTGAGTTGGTTCTGCAGCGCCACGCGCGCCGGCGCGAAATCAGCGCAGGTCTTGATTTTGTCACGAGTCATGACGCTGATCTGCTGAAGCGCCTTGAAGACGCGTGA
- a CDS encoding phosphotransferase family protein, with amino-acid sequence MDLSHLGAPFGPMIRVHGGFANRMYRLDTDQGSFAVKELNLVDRRWTYRVEDVFRFERAAFAAGIPMPEPISASHHTLIHRWVEGEKVPEAPVTAAYAFEIGEILARIHALDVAWTRVSIEDPPSRDWSELAVRAAATGQPWADELASHVETFLAIAHFVDTCERPGLVVLTHRDIHPWNLLAREGRPVVLDWELSGMLDLSSELGSTALSLAKGPGFDDIRPAIFRSVLDGYVAGGGVLPPSGPSWFVFMIGGWLGHMRLNVLRCLAGGEASTGPGLALSHESVRNGVRGLPDMFGRLPELEALLV; translated from the coding sequence GTGGACCTTTCGCATCTCGGCGCGCCGTTCGGGCCGATGATTCGCGTCCACGGCGGGTTCGCCAACCGGATGTATCGGCTCGACACTGACCAGGGGTCGTTCGCGGTGAAGGAGTTGAACCTCGTCGACCGCCGCTGGACCTACCGCGTCGAGGACGTGTTCCGGTTTGAGCGGGCGGCCTTCGCTGCCGGCATTCCGATGCCAGAGCCGATCTCGGCCAGCCACCACACACTCATTCACCGGTGGGTCGAAGGCGAGAAGGTACCCGAAGCGCCGGTGACGGCGGCGTACGCGTTTGAGATCGGTGAGATCCTCGCGCGCATCCACGCGCTCGACGTCGCGTGGACCCGTGTGTCGATCGAGGACCCGCCTTCTCGGGACTGGTCCGAGCTCGCCGTGCGGGCAGCGGCGACCGGACAGCCGTGGGCCGACGAACTCGCCTCTCACGTCGAGACGTTCCTCGCGATTGCCCACTTCGTCGACACCTGCGAACGGCCAGGCCTCGTCGTGCTGACCCACAGGGATATCCACCCATGGAATCTGCTCGCTCGAGAGGGTCGGCCGGTGGTGCTCGACTGGGAGCTCTCGGGGATGCTCGACCTGTCCAGTGAGCTCGGCTCGACCGCGCTGAGCCTCGCGAAGGGACCTGGCTTCGATGACATCAGGCCCGCCATTTTCCGCTCGGTTCTCGACGGCTATGTCGCGGGGGGCGGAGTGCTGCCGCCGTCAGGTCCAAGCTGGTTTGTGTTCATGATCGGCGGCTGGCTGGGGCACATGAGGTTGAACGTCCTCCGGTGCCTCGCCGGTGGCGAGGCGAGCACCGGCCCTGGCCTCGCGCTGTCGCACGAGTCCGTGCGCAACGGGGTGCGCGGCCTCCCCGACATGTTCGGCCGACTTCCGGAGCTCGAGGCGCTGCTCGTGTGA
- a CDS encoding EAL domain-containing protein yields MGASIVGFAKQLGAQIVAEGIETPAELEVATKLGMTSGQGFYLGQPTCIPPTGRHGATNIICPETTGNRPSGQWCHYL; encoded by the coding sequence CTGGGGGCATCCATAGTCGGGTTCGCCAAGCAACTGGGCGCTCAAATCGTGGCGGAAGGAATCGAAACACCGGCCGAACTCGAAGTGGCCACCAAGCTCGGCATGACGTCCGGTCAAGGCTTCTATTTGGGCCAGCCCACGTGCATCCCTCCAACTGGGCGGCATGGCGCGACAAACATTATTTGCCCAGAAACCACGGGAAACCGGCCATCAGGGCAGTGGTGTCATTACCTATAG